TACGCCTCGCGGCAGGCGGGGAAGAGGGACTACGGGGTTTGGCACACGTACGCCGAGACGGTGGCGGAGCTGAATCTCCTGCACAGCCAGTATCCGAACCTGACGACGGCGCCCTTCTCGCTGGGTCCTTCGATCGAGGGGAGGGAGATCTGGGCGATCAAGGTCTCCGACAATCCGAACGTGGACGAGGACGAGCCGGAGGTGCTGCACGACGGGGTGCATCACGCGCGCGAGATCATGACGGTGGAGATGTGTCTCTACGCTTGGATCACGGGGCAGAACTCCGGAGGGTACGACGGGACCGACGATGTCGACACCGGAGCGGCGGCCACCCGCTCGCCCGACTACGACCTCTCCGCGTACCCTCGAGTGCGCCTCAAGATGGACTACTTCCATGGGCAGAGGGATACGGGGGACGATCCGGCCGACCATCTGAAGTTCTGCGTCTCTCCCGACGCCGGCGCCTCCTGGATCAACCTGATCACGGTGGGGGATGTGGCCACCGCGCCCGAGTGGCGCGCCCGCCGCAAGCCCCAGCGAGACATTGAGATGAATCGAGATTAGGGGTATACTGGATCTGTGTGCTGGCAGCTATGTTCCTCGCACCGATAGGAGGGGACGGATGAACCGCTTCTGGTCCGCAATCCCGCTTGCTGTTCTCATTCTCGGGCTGGGCTCGACGGCCGCAATGGCTTTCGAGGGAGAGGTTTACGAGGAGATCCGGGTATTGCTCCCGAGCGACTCCTCGCTCCGGGAGTTGCTGAAGGGCTCCGACCTCGAGTTGATGGGGCTCGGCGACGGGGACGTTCGCCTCCTGTCGCGTCCCTCGATCACGAGGAGGCTGCTCGACGAGGGGTGGCATGTCGAGGTGATCCAACCCGATCTGGAGAGCTTCTACGCCTCGCGGCAGGCGGGGAAGAGGGACTACGGGGTTTGGCACACGTACGCCGAGACGGTGGCGGAGCTGAATCTCCTG
This region of Candidatus Eisenbacteria bacterium genomic DNA includes:
- a CDS encoding zinc carboxypeptidase, which gives rise to YASRQAGKRDYGVWHTYAETVAELNLLHSQYPNLTTAPFSLGPSIEGREIWAIKVSDNPNVDEDEPEVLHDGVHHAREIMTVEMCLYAWITGQNSGGYDGTDDVDTGAAATRSPDYDLSAYPRVRLKMDYFHGQRDTGDDPADHLKFCVSPDAGASWINLITVGDVATAPEWRARRKPQRDIEMNRD